The Aedes albopictus strain Foshan chromosome 2, AalbF5, whole genome shotgun sequence region TCTAGCATCACCaatatacactgaaacctccatttaagtcgatgcatagctgatcgaaaataatttttatcgtgccggcaatgactaaactatacagttttatattttttgacaaatctcctttgtcatgcaaagtgttaaaaaatataaaagtctatagttttgtcattgcttgcacggtaaaaattattttagatcagccatgcatcgacttaaatggaggtttcagtgtatgctGTTTGTTAACGAAGACAACAACTTGTTTATATTTTGCTTATACATTTTTGTAGCTCACTtgaaaaaagtccattttttaatgcaaatgttatgagaaaaatatagttggaaaattctttctcaactccACATTTACTAaagactgttcattaaagaaagtggacatctgtttaccaatagtttagagttaaaactaaacaaaaaattgtgaatttttgctcagtgtgtaaaaacattgttcactttggcaacacactcaaagaaaacggaaaaagtaagaaatttcgagcgataggtcgtattagctttgcgacttgcagattaattctgcacaaatggtgttccaaaaagttgtcgtttcgagaattggcttactaatacacttccaggaccgcaattttttaacgctaagcaggggacagttgtgctggatgatgtagggtacatcagaactgaaaaatttgggaaaaaattttAATGTggtaagccaattgttcatgtggcttaaagagttcttcgtatttcacaacgggaacaattaacggtgaaaataacagaaaggaatgcatcaaaaaacgacttctacttatctaccgaaaacatacggatcctcttttgttttaggtggatctggcatccgcttattacgcttcttctagactagagatgctcaatacggaaaaagtcgattttgtcgaaaaatggcaaaatccacaaaacttctctgagcagcgtcctgtggaaagatactggacaataattaagcggcatcttaagaaagatggaagagaagcaagctctgttgattggttcaaaaaaatttggcctgcggcacaacgagaagttacggagaaagttgtgcagaatctaatgggaggtgtcaagaggaaagtccgagcgttcttccgaaaagcgaagtaaatgttcaaactcacgtgaatttggccacatgtatattgattgtcatttataaaaaataaacttattctATGTGGCAAACATAATGATAGGATAAATCGGCAATTGTTGCACGGTTAAGAGAGCAGTCTCAGCTACATGATAGTGAATGTTGGATCTAAGGAAATAAGCTCAACTGATAGTTTATCTATGAGAAATACTGTCGTTCAATAATTGATGCACAACCGGGAGAAACTGCTAAATTGATTGTCTGTGGGATAATCACCGCACTGTATGCAATGTAATGTACGTAATCAAGACCACAAACACAGCATTGCAGTTGACGTTATTGATGCAAAATCTCCCATATATGCACAAGTTTGCAAGAATTAAATGGGGTGCCCGAATTACCCTTACgtccaaaaaatcgaaaaaaatagctCAACGACACAAGAATCAAACCCACCTTTCAAGATTAGTGATCCAAAGCCTTATTCACAAGACTAACTGGGAGCTGTTCCTGCCTAATGGTTGACCATAATAAAACTCAAAAAAATAAGTTGTTCTTAATTATTAACCTACAACAGCTCCTGAGATTATAATAACCAACAACGATTTGGtgttaaaataattatttttgttATGGATTAGCTAATATCGGTACAAATTGTGGGTATTTGTGTTTACAGTTTTTACTGAGTTATAGGGATAAATTGTTCAAAATTGGGAACCCTGCCCAAATGACCCCACTCCCCACAAACATAGACCAAAACTGAATCAAACAATAGGCTTAAGAAAATGTATCGCTGATGGCTGCTAATATTTCACAAATTTTTACTAAACAAAACGATACTAATCCatgtttttcattttatttcagatGATCTTGAAGCCATGCATAAATTGGTAAGTAAAACATCGGAAGACCaatcccgtttttttttttgttcgtttcTGCACCGCTTTCTGTTGGATTACCCACCTCAGATCGCATACTTCTTGTGCTTGAAATAGCACTGGTAGAAGCCGTAAGCTCTATCGGCCAAAGTTTCTCCACTGGGCAGGGTACACTGTTCGATTACTTCCTTGACTTGCTCGGCATCGTAGCGGTCGCTGAAGAACTTAATTATCACTTCATTTTGGAAGTTCCCCTCCAAATCTTGCCATCCGAGAAGCTTCTGACCGCaaaggatgaattcctagaaggagtGTTATAGGTATTTGTTAGTTGTCGTCAACGAGTTATGAAATCATTTGAACATACCTTTGTTAGAGGGTCATCCGTTACATTCCGGTGATACTGGATACGTTCCAAGAGGTCGGAGTCATCGGGGATAGCCAGATTCCGATAACACTGATCGCCTATGTCCTTGAAGGCGTCCAGTTGGTACTTGCTGTACTCCGCCTGAAACGaggttattgttgttgttgttgtggttaTCAACGTTGATAAAATTTTCAGAAGCGCTTACCAAGCAACCATGCAGAATGAAAACGAGCACCAGAAGTAATCGTGCCATAGTAGCTCTTCTTCGATGCGGATGCACTGAGGGCAAACTACGTAATGACAACCGATGGCCAACTAAACCAGTTTTATACTCTTCTGAGCAGAGGTTGGAACTGGTAGGATGATTGGAATAAGCATTTCCTTGCCCTTGCGAATCATAATTCAAGTATTCTTGGTTCTTAACATTCGCATTTACATCTTCTCGGTTCATATAATCGGCCTTTTTCATGGCCTTCATATCACGGTATAGTATATTTTGTTTTAGTTTATCGATATGATAATCTCTAAAAATTTAACGTTCTGAAGTTACGGCTTACTGAACAAATTACCCTAGGTTCCTATAATTATTATGACAATGCAAGTTGAAAGAGTAGCCTACGTTTAGAACAAGGAGAAACacttgataaaaataatgacatgtTATTGTCATAAACTATTCGAATAGCCTATGTTGAAAGGAAGGATAAATGAACGATTAAAATGAAAACAGGTACAATTTTCGACCAAGCGCCCGTATGCCAAACAACCAACATCCatattgttttgggaatttcttcaaaaaataagaaTATCATCCCAACTTCACTTCAGGGCGTTCATCAATCTGATAAAGAAATTGTGTTAGGTTAAACAATCTATAGATATCAAAAACGATTTCGTGCTGATGGATTTGAAATTTGTTGACTACTATGCAAGATATTTGATTTGCAGTATATTCACCATTTATAAATAGTTAAAAATCCATCTCCAAATTCTACTTTTACTATCTCAAGTTTTCAAGTTTTGGTTTGGTCATTGATAGAAGTTTATGACTTTCGTTTTGTTTTATAAGTAAAACAGAACACCACTAAACATTAATTTAACCAGAATAGTTTATCAAAAAAGTTTTTTCTATTTAATTGCTCTTCATGAGATATTTAATTCAATAAACTATAATTCAAAACTgatatattttttgtatgttttcaTGGATGTCTGTCGATGCTatctttctgaaattctcaaagaattttgtaTGCAATAAAGTGATTATAGTTTGCTTTACCCTCCCTTGACATTAGGGTCGTTTTTGACCCaacccgtacactacgtcagcgagctactgccaatgtgatgcaaaaggaaggttaagatgAAGATAATGAGTAAGATGTAATCAATTGTAAAAGGGGGAGTAGGGCGTTTTTCGTAGAAAATGTTCATATATTATGAAAACGTGTTTATTGAGTGCAAGTGACGTGAAActtttattattttatattaaAACACTGAAATGTAGTAAAACAATTCTAACACCTTCAGATGTCAAATTCCTTGTTGGCGAAGCAACAGTTGTAGAAGTTCCACGTTTTCTCCTCAACGGTCTCCCCCTCTGGCTGTCCACAGGTTTTCATCAACTTTTTCAGCAACTGTTCATCGTAATTATCCTTGAAGTAATCCACGAGCACCTGCGTTTGGATGGTTCCTTCCGAATCCACCAGTCCCATTGATTCCATTACGCATTTGATGTATTTCTGCGAATAAAATGTACGTTAAATTCGTTTATCTCTTTTGGTAGGATTACCTTCACGACGAACCTTAGTTTTGATATCATTCTTAACATCCCGGTTGTACATGACACCCTGAACGAAAGTGGATGCGTCCGGTCCGATTTTCAATTGGCTAACGCACTCCCTAGCACCATTGAGAATTCCTTTAATTTCCTTTTTGCTATATTCAGCCTAAATTTCAAATTACATTAGTTTAGATTTCTTTCTCAAACGGCAGATATCTTACCGAGCACAGACTGGCAAATACAGCAACGCCAACAACCatcgaaatcaaaaatttcattttcctGGACTTGTCTGCAGCAAGGATCGAACAGAACTGATTCGCACTGCCAAAAGTGCATGACACCCCACAAGAACCACGAGGAGGCGAACTTAAGCTGATAACACACCTAGAGATGTTTTCTTCTCGGCACTGCATTATTCGCGAGAGATTGTTGCACTTTTTGAATACGAATTTAGCTGGCCTCaattttttcattgataattGTTAATCAAATTTGGAACGCGTGCACTAGTAGAGCATTCGAATGCATTTTTGAATTTTGTTTCGTGTTAGGGCGAGCCCAATTGAAAGAGCTGGTTATAACTCGAGTTTGCGACAAATTAATGCTATCAATTACTGATCATCTGGCCGAAGAAAATTTGGAATCAGTCTAAAAAAAACCCTTTATCAAAATATCATGACAGATTTTAAAATACCTACagtacttcaagattttttttcaatgagaccttttctgaaaatttcttcaagtaccATTGCAAcgccggagacggcgggttcgattcccgttccgttcgggaaaattttttcgactccctgggcatagttaatcattgtacttgcctcataatatacaaattcatgaaatggcaggcaatttcaattaataactgtggaagtgctcaaagaacactaagttgaagcgtggcaggccaagtcccagtgtgggcgtagagccataaagaagaagaagaagaaaattttctcgaccggaccgggaatcgaacccgccgtctccggattggcgatccatagcctttaccactaggctaactggagaccctatatTAGTAGTATTGGTGAATATAACGTCTATATCTTGAAATGCTGCAATAATTTTAGCTTATGATTGGACAAGTAATATGTTATCAGCTCTATAGCCCTGAATGATGATGGGGTCATGTTGTGACAAGTCTAAGTAttggcccattttaccccataATGCCCTATATAAATAAGTTATTTTGCAAACAGATCTCTATAAATTAGTTTTATAGATGTTTTTACAAAGTAATCGCATTCTccaatttatggaaaattctcaaaactatttttacaaccgtgacaaccagagatgccagattatttttatcaaaaatctgtatcaatacagatttttctgtatcgccgtatttgagagaATAGTAGACACCGAGAGTCTTAGATTTCATTAGAAACTAAAAATAAATGTAATACTTTTTGActgttttaaggtttttctggtatatattttctaaaacatgtgtgaaaatgaacaaattttcatatttttttttaaatttaagcagcaatttattaGGTTTTCATTAAATTTCTTATAATTAACTTCAAatgttatgctttctggagaaatctgcgtcacattttgaaaatttgtatttttctGTACACACAGAGTAtagtatagaaggtcaaaaatttgTATAATACAGAATCTGTATATCCGGCATCTCTGGTTACAACCCTTAACCCTCCAACGCTCAAAAAAGAACCAATGGAGATAACAGATTTTTTGAGTAAGAGGTGAATTGAACAATAGAAATTTTAATTCCACCGAACCGATTAATTTTACCGATTCACTTTTGACCCGGTAAAAAAATGTCGTTTAAGAATCGCTgaatttttataatttatttccATGGCAGATTAAACATTTGAACAAAATGTTTGGTTCATCAACCATTGGTGAAACTGCTACTCagcttttccagaaaaaaaaactggttaTTTGGTGCTTCTCCAGATTTGTGGtctagaaaatttgagaaaagtgcAAGGCGGCCATCATGGCGACCATCTTTGTACTCTATCATCCTTGTGCTTAAAAATATGTATTGTTTTTCGAAAACTATATGCATAGTTTTTCATTTGTACTTGTACGTATATTCTATTTTCAACATCGAAAACTTAAAATACATTTTTCTTGCAAAAACTAAAAATTAGAGAAAATAATAGGTTGAAGCATTTTATCGTTCTGGGATACTTAGCAAGTTTTGAGGCTAGAAGTCAGCTTTCTttagaaaaatgtttaaaaaacgaAGGGTAATGTTTTAGGAAAATTTAAATTATGTGACATCTAACATAGtttcgcgatgaatattactcaaaatgtatttatgtatttatttattttctttaaatatCCTTCTCAGAAGGCATCATTTTAATCCAAAAAAACGTTCTTGAGttacaatttttaaagaaaaaaattaGGTTGTGTTTTGTACGCCCTTCTCAAAATATAGGTGAGGCAAAATGGTTATGTATTGATGCAAatgtaaatgatgaaaaaaatcttattcaaattaaaaaatatcgagtcaaaaatggTATTTCCGTGTTTGGAACTGAAAATTCTCTTATGCTAGCCATGCGATAGCCAGCAAAAAAAAGACCTTCAACGCGTTACGTACAAAACGCTGCAATAACGAAGGGCTTAATAACAAAAGGATAAAACTCGaaaggctgaaaatatcaaaaggctaaaaccacaaaaggctgaaatgatATTCGACGCCACCGATTGAAAAACAGCCGTTCTCAAATCCATGTTATGCTTTATTGATCAGCCACATGATTATTGCAATATTTCTCTAAAGAATAGACTATCTTGAAAAGAAGAGAAGACCTTTGATGATATTGTTGGCAACTATAATGCTAACAGTCACTACAACCGCATAACTCGGAAGAAAATCCTTTGTTTAAAGAAGGAGGAATTGCCTATTCAAATAATACCATTCACATTTTGTGTAATTGTAATTGACTCATAATGCCAAAGCGGTAAGTGCGCAGGAATTCAGaaagaccatgctgagagtgactgaTTCCATTCccagtcagtccaggatcttttcgtgatgAACTTTGTTGGGCATACAGTGTCTTTTTGCCCGCTAAACAGAatacaaaatggttattggcaaagaagctctcagttaataactgtggaagtggtcatAAAACACTAACCTGAGAAGCGGACATTATTCTTGTTGAGGTGTTACGCCAAGAAAGAGAGGATTTGTAATTTTTTGTATACATAATTATTCTCTTGACTTAACCCAAACTTATAACTCATTTCATGGGGTTATGTACTTTCAGACTTTTTtgttttcagccttatgtgatttcagccttatgttacgatTCTATAgcttcagccttttgtgcattcagccttatgttattatcCCCCTTCATTTAATAATTAGAGGATGTGTAGAGCAAGAAGAAAGAAAAATTATTACCTCAAAATTTATCTCCGAAAAACATTTTGTTAGAATATTTCTACAGAATAAATCGTCTTAATAAGCTCGTGTAGCATTTGATTTAAAATCTATAACCAGTAATATTCGTTTTAAGGTATAATTCCCTAAAAATCTTCTAAAACTGTATTTGGATGCATTGTTTTACATTTTGCACACGTTTTTGACAGTTgatgagcctcagtaaaatcgattaccgaagctactgaAATCTATTCTATGAATTCTATTTTCGtctaaaaagtaccgaacagacaatTCAGGATTGAATGTgttatattgaaaaacaaaacattttaaagTGT contains the following coding sequences:
- the LOC109420512 gene encoding uncharacterized protein LOC109420512, yielding MARLLLVLVFILHGCLAEYSKYQLDAFKDIGDQCYRNLAIPDDSDLLERIQYHRNVTDDPLTKEFILCGQKLLGWQDLEGNFQNEVIIKFFSDRYDAEQVKEVIEQCTLPSGETLADRAYGFYQCYFKHKKYAI